One window of the Sphaerochaeta associata genome contains the following:
- a CDS encoding diacylglycerol/lipid kinase family protein: MQDNELFVILNPHAAKGKAKKQEDMIRTLLGAGGKEVVLYHTEIGNGAERVAFQAAMDGRKVIIAAGGDGTVNEVANGILKAVTLHNIPSPALGVIPIGRGNDFAWGMQIPKPVKEACEVILAGKTRVIDAGVTYGGNYPEGRFFVNGQGVGFEPLVNFLASEFKHVSGTPSYVFALIRILIHYPAPYTVELTLDDQVLNLKTQQLSICNGRRMGSAFLMGPDALFDDGYFDVVYANAPVPSRRMVPLALTFLSGKQVKQKEFSVARVKKLVMKSSDFAMPVHVDGEEISKGCMEFRTELLESILPVFC; this comes from the coding sequence ATGCAAGACAATGAGCTCTTCGTGATACTGAATCCACATGCTGCCAAGGGGAAAGCGAAGAAGCAGGAAGATATGATTCGCACCCTGCTGGGTGCAGGTGGAAAGGAAGTTGTGCTTTATCACACCGAGATTGGGAACGGGGCCGAACGAGTCGCCTTCCAAGCGGCGATGGATGGTCGCAAGGTGATCATCGCCGCCGGTGGTGATGGTACGGTGAATGAGGTTGCCAACGGCATTCTCAAGGCAGTGACGCTGCATAACATCCCATCACCGGCTCTTGGGGTCATTCCCATAGGCAGGGGCAATGATTTTGCCTGGGGTATGCAGATTCCAAAACCGGTGAAGGAAGCATGCGAGGTGATTCTGGCGGGAAAAACCCGTGTCATAGACGCCGGGGTGACGTATGGGGGAAACTATCCTGAAGGCCGTTTTTTCGTAAATGGACAGGGAGTGGGCTTTGAGCCGTTGGTCAACTTTCTTGCAAGTGAATTCAAGCATGTCTCGGGTACCCCAAGCTATGTCTTTGCTCTCATCAGGATTCTCATCCACTATCCCGCTCCCTATACTGTTGAGCTTACCCTCGACGACCAGGTACTCAATCTCAAAACCCAGCAGTTGAGTATTTGCAATGGAAGAAGGATGGGTTCGGCTTTCCTCATGGGCCCCGATGCCCTCTTTGACGACGGATACTTTGATGTGGTCTATGCGAATGCACCGGTTCCCAGCAGAAGGATGGTTCCCCTTGCCCTGACGTTTCTTTCGGGTAAGCAGGTGAAGCAGAAGGAATTCAGTGTTGCCAGGGTGAAGAAGCTTGTGATGAAGAGCAGTGACTTTGCGATGCCGGTGCATGTGGATGGAGAGGAGATATCGAAGGGCTGCATGGAGTTTCGGACCGAGCTTTTGGAGAGCATTCTTCCCGTGTTCTGCTGA
- a CDS encoding YgiQ family radical SAM protein, protein MKTYAPRSAFLPTTQEDLHVRSWDQIDIAFISADAYVDHPSFGAPLLARLLESEGYRVGIIAQPDWNSTKDFLKMGKPRLCCMISGGNIDSMVSHYTANNKPRSEDEYSPGGKARLRPDRPTLVYTAKARQAYGSSVPIIIGGLEASLRRLSHYDYWTDKVRKPIILDAKADLLVYGMGERQSLEIVKRLDQGEAIQNMVDIKGTVYATSRAKFQQDLMSTIELPSFEEVGDRDKQSNTPTEQGKQAYAKAFQIQLMHQNPIRGKRIIQACMDRLVVQNPPALPLDEEQFDRLYELPFTLDAHPDYQKDGGVPALNEVQFSLTSNRGCYGSCSFCAITSHQGRMIQTRSKASLIKEAQRMTQHPAFKGYIHDLGGPTANFQGLACDQQIENGPCPAKECLWPKPCSNLKDYHGRYLDLLQALEAVKGVKKVFIRSGIRYDYLLEVCDKQTRERFMHHLVQNNVSGQLKVAPEHVSPAALDAMGKPTAELFDAFSTLYQDATEQAGKKQYLIPYFIAAHPGSTLEDAITLALYLEKTHFIPDQVQEFYPTPGTVSTCMYYTGLDPRPGKRFTSIHIPKGRERHLQRALLQYNKPENRALVLEALEKANRKDLTRVLLARRYTS, encoded by the coding sequence GTGAAAACTTATGCCCCTCGCTCAGCATTTCTTCCTACTACGCAAGAAGATTTGCATGTACGGTCCTGGGACCAAATCGACATCGCCTTCATCAGTGCCGATGCCTACGTAGACCATCCCTCATTTGGAGCACCGCTTTTAGCTAGATTGCTGGAGAGTGAAGGATATCGTGTGGGTATTATCGCACAACCCGACTGGAACTCAACCAAAGATTTTCTCAAAATGGGAAAACCAAGGCTTTGTTGTATGATTAGCGGTGGAAATATCGACAGCATGGTTTCCCATTATACAGCAAACAACAAGCCACGCAGCGAAGACGAGTACAGCCCGGGAGGAAAAGCCAGGCTCAGGCCCGATCGTCCCACCCTTGTCTACACGGCGAAAGCAAGACAGGCATACGGCTCCTCCGTCCCCATCATCATAGGAGGCCTGGAAGCATCACTGAGAAGACTCAGCCACTACGACTATTGGACCGATAAAGTTCGCAAGCCCATCATCCTCGATGCGAAAGCCGACCTGCTCGTGTATGGCATGGGCGAGCGTCAGAGCTTGGAAATCGTCAAACGCCTGGATCAGGGTGAAGCAATCCAGAATATGGTGGACATCAAAGGAACGGTCTATGCAACCTCAAGGGCCAAGTTCCAACAGGATTTGATGAGCACCATCGAGCTTCCCTCCTTCGAAGAGGTCGGCGATCGGGACAAACAGTCCAATACCCCCACCGAGCAGGGCAAACAAGCTTATGCAAAGGCGTTTCAGATTCAATTGATGCATCAGAACCCCATCAGGGGCAAGCGCATCATCCAAGCATGCATGGACCGCCTGGTTGTTCAGAATCCTCCCGCCCTTCCTTTGGACGAAGAACAATTCGATCGTCTCTATGAACTGCCCTTCACCTTGGACGCCCATCCCGATTATCAGAAGGATGGGGGAGTACCTGCGCTCAATGAGGTGCAGTTCTCCCTTACCAGCAACCGTGGCTGCTACGGCTCTTGTTCCTTCTGCGCCATAACCAGCCACCAAGGAAGGATGATCCAAACCCGCAGCAAGGCTTCCCTGATCAAGGAAGCCCAGCGGATGACACAACATCCAGCGTTCAAGGGATACATTCATGACCTTGGAGGCCCTACAGCCAACTTCCAGGGACTTGCCTGCGATCAACAGATTGAGAACGGTCCATGCCCTGCAAAGGAGTGCCTGTGGCCGAAGCCGTGCAGCAACCTTAAGGATTATCATGGTCGCTACCTGGACCTATTACAGGCCCTCGAAGCGGTGAAGGGAGTCAAGAAAGTCTTCATTCGAAGTGGAATCCGGTATGACTATCTGCTGGAGGTATGCGACAAGCAGACACGAGAGCGCTTCATGCATCACTTGGTCCAAAACAACGTCAGCGGTCAGTTGAAAGTAGCCCCCGAGCATGTAAGTCCTGCTGCATTGGATGCAATGGGGAAACCTACCGCCGAGCTATTTGATGCCTTCAGTACGCTCTATCAGGATGCAACCGAGCAGGCGGGAAAGAAACAGTACCTCATCCCTTATTTCATAGCAGCTCATCCTGGGTCCACACTCGAGGATGCCATCACCTTGGCCCTCTATCTGGAAAAGACGCATTTTATCCCGGATCAAGTGCAGGAATTTTACCCAACCCCGGGGACAGTCTCCACGTGCATGTACTATACTGGCCTGGATCCACGACCTGGCAAACGATTTACTTCCATACACATCC